The genome window AAGCTGTTCCTCAACGTCGTCTTCCCTTCCCTTCTGCCCTTCTTCGTCCTCTCCGAGATCATGCTCGGCATGGGCGTCGTCCACTTCATGGGGGTCGTCTTCGAGCCCCTGATGCGGCCGCTTTTCAACGTCCCGGGGATCGGCTCCTTCGTCCTCTCGATGGGCCTGGCCGCGGGCTATCCAATGGACGCCGTGATCACCGCCAAGTTCCGGGCCAACAAGATGTGCACGCGGATCGAGGGGGAACGGCTGTTGGCCTTCACCAACACGGCCGACCCCCTGTTCATCTTCGGGGCCGTCGCCGTGGGCATGTTCGGGATGCCCCGGCTGGGCTACGCCATGGCCGCCGCCCATTACCTGTCGGCCCTCTGCGTCGGCCTGTGCTATCGGTTCTATGGGTTGCGGGCGGAGCGGCGAGGACCGGGCAAGGCCGCGGGAGGCACCTCCCTCCCGTCCGAGGGCCGGGCCGGCGAAGGCGGGTTCATGCTGGTCCGCGCGGCCAAGGCCCTCTACCGCGCCCGCCGGGAGGACGGCCGGTCCCTTGGCAAGATGCTCGGCGACGCGGTCACCGAGTCGATCCAGACCCTCCTGATGATCTGCGGCTTCATCATGCTCTTCTCGGTGGTGATCAAGGTCCTCGCGGCGGTCGGGGCGGTCGCCGCCGTCGCCCATTTCCTCTCGCCGGCCCTCACCCTCTTCGGGATCAGCCAAGATCTGGTGTCGGCGATGCTCTCCGGCCTCTTCGAGATCGACGTCGGGACGGTGGCCGCCAGCGTGGCCAACGCCCCCTTCCTCCAGAAGGTCGCCGTGGCCAGCGCGATCATCGCCTGGAGCGGCCTATCCGTCCACGGCCAGGTGATGAACGTCCTTTCGGGGACGGATATCCGGATGGGGGCCTACATGTTCGCCCGTCTCCTCCATGCCCTCTTCGCCGCCACCTTCACCATCCTCTTCCTCGGACCGGCCGCTCCGGCCATCGACATCATCGCCCGGCCGGCCTTCAGCCGGCTGGCCTTCGCCCCCCTCCTCGGCCTCGGCAGCGGCTTCTGGCGGGCCTTCGGCCTGGGGTTTCAGCTGTTCGCGGTCTCCCTCGGGATCATGGCCCTAGCCGGGCTGGGCCTGGTCGTTGCCGAGAACTGGCGGCGCCTGCGGGTGAGGGTCATCCGCTGAATTGAGCAAGCCCGAAGACCAGGTATAATGGTCTAGATTTTCAGACGACAAGGTTCTTGTCGCGACTGCGGCGTCGACTCTCCCGTCACGGCTTCTGGCCCCACCTAGACGTCATCCGCGGGGCCCGCGACCACCAGGATGTGGCGGTCCGGATCGAGGTGGCGCTGAACGGCGGCCAGGACCTGGTCGGCCGTGATGCCGGCATAGGTCGATGGGATGAGCTGAAGGTAGTCAGGATCCAGCTGGTAGAGTTCCATTTCCACCAATGCCTTGGCCAGGCCCTCGGCGGTCTCGATGGATAGGGGGAGAACGCCGGTCAGGTAACCCACGGCGGTATCGAGTTCATCTGGTCCGACGGGCTCGCTCACCAGCCGTCGCAGATGGCCGACGATGGTGATGACGGCCGCACCGACGCTGGAGGGGCTGACCCCGGCGCTGACCGACCATGGCGCCGGACCGAGCCTGGGCGCGAAGGAACTGCCGACCCGATAGGCCAGCCCGCGCCGGTCACGGAGGTCGTCTCCGAGGCGGCCGCCCAGGCCGAGCCGACCGACAATCAGGTCGGCCAGGACGAAGGGGTGGTAGTCGGTGTCCGAGCGAGAGATGGTCGGGAGACCAAGGAGGATTTCGGTCTGCGACTTGCCGGCCAGGTGTCGGTGGACGACCGCCGGTCGGTCCGGGCGGCCGATGGCCGGCGCCGCCGTCATGGGAGCCGGGGCATCCGGGGGGGTGAAGCGACCGAAGGCCTCCCCCAGCGCGTCGAGCATGGCCTCACGGTCGAGCCCCCCGACGGCGGCCAGGATCAAGCGGTCCGGGACGAGACGGGCCCGGTAGAAGCGGCGCAGGGCAACCGCCTCGGCCCGGCCGACGTCCGACGGGTGGCCCAGGGCGGGATACCGGTACGGGTGTCCCGCCGGGTAGGCGGTCTCGTGGAAGAGCCGCGCGGCCAGCCTCCTGGAGTCCGCCTCTCCCTCGCTCAGGCGGGTCAGGAACTGTCCCTTGAGCTTGTCGACCTCGGCCTCGGGAAAGGTCGGCGCGAGGACAGCATCGGTCAACAAGGACAGGGCTTTGGAGAAGTCCTCGCCGAGCGACGCGGTGGATAGTGTGATGGTGTCAGGGTCGGAAGAGGCCGAGAGGGACAGGCCCAGAGCGTCGGTCTCCTCGTTCTGCCGTTCGAAAGAACGCCGGGTGTTACCATGCAAAGCCCCCTCGGCGGCCAGGGCCCGGAAGCCGGCGCGGGCTTCCGCTTCATCGGGGTAAGCCATGGTCAGCGTCGCTCGGGTGACCGCCAATTCCAGCCCCGGGCGGGTCACGGCCAGGGCCGTCACCCCATTCGCGAGCCGCCGGCGGGCGATCGTTTCTGGACCGGGCAGGCTGGTCCCCGGGCCGGGTAGCCGCGGACCCAAGGTCCGGCCCCCAGCTCCCGGCGTCCTGAAAAAGAAGGCCCCGCCGGCCTTGACCCGATGAGCTCGGCCGCGGCTGGCGGCGGCCTGGCCGAGGGTTCCCTCCCCCCGGCCCTCGGCGTCCGGGACGAACCGGCCGACGGTACGGTTATCCGGGCCCAGGAACTCCCCGGCGGCCGCCCTGACCTCCGCCGCCGTAACCCCAAGGACCAGTTCCGGGAGCTCGTCGGCCAGGCTCGGGCAACTCAATACCTCGGTCAGGCCAAGGCTCATCGCCTGCTGCTCGACCCCCTCGGCCGAGTAGGCCAGCTGTGCCCGGACCTGCTTCTTGGCCCTGTCCAACTCCGCCGCCGAGATCTCCTCGGCCATCAGTCGGTCGACCTCGACGGCGATGACCCGTTCGAGGGCGGCGGCGCCCACGCCGGCCCTGGCCGTGGCCAGGATGGTCAGCAGCCCGGGGTCGGCGGTGAGGCCGATCCGGGTGGAGACCGTCGTCGCCAGGCGGGCCTGGATCAGCGCGCGGTACAGCCGGGAAGACCGGCCCATGGTCCGGCCACCCCAGCCCAGCGGGCTCTTCCCGCCGCTCATGACGGCGTCCAGGACGAGTAGGGCGGCGGTCCGGGGGTGGCCCGCCGGCGGGGTATGGTAGGCGAAGAGGACGTAATTGGTCGGTCCGGGGCGGCCCACGGTCAGGCGCCGCTCCCCGTCCTGACGTGGCTCGGACGGCGGTTCCGGGCGGTCACCGGGCCCGCCCGGAATGGCCTCAAAGTGCTTGTCCAAAAGGGCCGCGGCCCATCCGATGTCGATGTCGCCGACCAGCACGGCGACCGCGTTCTCGGGGACATAGTGGCGTTGATAGTAGGCGAAGAGCTCGTCCCGGGTCAGGGCGACCAGATCCTCCCTGGCCCCGATGACCCCGAGGCGATAGGGGTGGACGCGAAAGGCCGCCGCGGTCACCGCCTCGTCCAACCAGAAGATGGGGTCGTTCTCCGCCCCTTCCCGTTCGGCCAGGATGACGCCACGTTCGGCGGCCACCTCGGCCGGCCCGAACAGGCAGTTGACCATCCGGTCGGCCTCGACCTCCAGACCCAGTTCGACGCAATCCGCCGGGAGGGTCTCGAAGAAGGCCGTCAGGTCCTCGGTGGTGAAGCCGTTCCAGACCCCACCGTTGGTGCTGACCAGCCGGTCCAGCGTCCCCCTGGGGAAGCGCGGCGTCCCCTTGAACATCATGTGCTCGACCCAGTGGGTGACGCCGGTCGCCCCCGGCCGCTCGAACCGCGCCCCGACGCGGTAGAACATGAAAAAAGCGGCCACCGGGTTCCGTCGGTCCTCCCGAACGATCACCGTCATGCCGTTCTTCAGGTGGTGCCGAAATGTCGCCACGTCGTGACCTCCCGGGCGGAGGTAACGTGCCGCTCTTGCGCCGCCCATTCAGTGCTTCGTCGGCCGGGGCCCATTCCCTTCCCGAGTTATCTGACGACCGGGCCAATTGGGAGGCTTCAGGCAGAGACGCCGGCATACCGGCACTGGCCGGCGCTCCGGCGCGTCGGCCCGTCGGCGCCGACCCACGCTCGGGGCCGACCCGCATCCAGCAGATTTGTCACCGGGCCTCCCTTGACAACAGGCCCACTTTGGTCTATAAGAAATTATGAGGGATCACTTCAGCCAGCTTTGTTAGGCTGGCTTTTTGCCGATGTCTGCGGGAGGCTTGAGAGACATGCCAGTCTATGAGTACAAATGCCCGAAGTGCGGCCATTTCGAGGTCGAGCAGCCGATCACCGCCGAGGTCCTGTCGACCTGCCCCAAGTGCGGCAAGCCGATCAAGAAACTGATCAGCCGGTCGGCGGTCATCTTCAAGGGCTCAGGCTTTTATGTCACGGACAACCGCAAACCGGACCACAAGAGTGAAGCCGGGGGTGACTCGAGCCAATCCCCGTCGAGCAGCAAGGACAGCAAGCCGTCGACGGACGCGGCCGGCGCCTGACCGGTCAGGCGCCTGGAGGTTTGCCTGGGCGCACCGCGCGCAAAAATGGCCCCCGTGGCTGGAAAGCCGCGGGGGCCATCTGTTCTGCCTTGACTTTGACACCCGGCACAATAAAGCCCTGCTAGACAGGGGTTCACTTGTTGCTCTAGCCACTGGCGGGGTCAAGATTGCGCCGCGTCGGCACTTCCAGACCCAGCTTGGCCAGGAGAGCCGGTGTTCGAGCAGCCGTTCGAGAAGGTAGGCCAGGACGCAGACCATCACGTGGCCCCGGACCCGGCTGTCCGTCCAGTGGTAGACCGGGCGGACCTCAAGCGGGGTCTTTGCCATCGTAATGAGCGTCCTCGGCGATCCGCTTTCGGTTCAGGCTCACCTCTTGCTCCCTGAAGCTGACGTAGCGGCGGGCGGCGCCCTTCAAGAGGGACTTGGCTCCGGAGGCGATCTGCTCCTCGATGTGAGCGACGATGCCCGCCCGTTCGTTACGGTCCCGTTCGGCCTCCTGGGGGTTCAGGCAGACGATGTAGCGCTTCCCGTCAAGCCAGGCTTCTTTGACCCGGAGGTTCTTGGCGACGACCTTGTAACGTCCCGCTCTGGCCGGAGCTTTCCGGGTCGACAGGTGCCGGAGCCTGGTCCCCACAATGTAGTGTCAAGGCCCATGATCAACCACTGCGGCAAGGAGTTCGCCGCCCTCTTCCTCGAGGTTACCGATGGGGTCAAGAAGGTCTTTCAAACCGAAGGCGACGTCCTGATCTTCCCTTCAGCGGGGACCGGCGGGCTGGAGGCCGCCATCGTGGTCTCTTCTCCCCGGCTACAGGGTCCTGGCCGTATCCATCGGAGTCTTCGGCGATCGTTTCGCCGAGATGGCTTCGACCTTCGGGCTCGAGGTCCAGAAGATCAGCGTCCCCCGGGGGCGGGCCGTGGACCCGGCGGCCGTGGAGGCCCGCCTTGCCGAGGACCGCGAACACAAGATCAAGGGTGTGTTTGTCACCCACCATGAGACGTCGACGGGCGTCGAGAATGACATCCAGCCGTAAGCCGGGGTCGCGGGGTCCATCCGGCGCTGCTCCTGGTGGATGCGGTATCGCCCCTCGGCGCCATGGATCTCCAGACCGCCAACTGGCGGGTGGACGCCCGTCATCACCGCCTCGCAGAAGGCGCTGATGGTCCCGCCGGGGCTGGCGTTGATCAGCCTGAACGGCCGGGCCTGGGCCGCGAATAAGGCGTCGCGCATGCACAGGTACTATTGGGACTTCGCCAAAGCCAAGAAGTCGGCCCTCTCGAGCCAGACCCCTATACGCCCGCCGTTTCACAGCTCTATGCTTTGCGGGAGTCCCTCCGGCTGATCGAGGAGGAGGGCCTTCAGGACATCTTCGAGCATCATCGGAGGATCGCCCATGCCTCACGGGCGGGAGTCAGAGCCATGGGGCCTCAGCTCCTTGCGAGCGACGAGGATGCCTCGACCGGGGTCACCCCGGTCTTCACCCACGAGGGCGTCCCGGACGATGACTTTCGGTCCCGGCTCCGCCAGAAATTCGGCGTAACCCTGGCCGGCGGCCAGAAAGAGCTGGAGGGCAAGATTCTCCGCATCGGGCACCTGGGGCACGTGAACCCCGCGGACATCATCCTGACCATTTCCGCCATCGAGTTCGTTCTGAAGGAACTGGGCCATCCGGTCGAGATCGGGTCGACCGTCGGGGCCGCCGAGGAAATCCTGGCCAAGTGAATCCCTTGGAGGTGCTTGGTATGAACATCCAAGAGCGCATGGTGACATGACATCTTGGTAGGCGAGCCTCGGTATGGATTCGGCGTCGCGAATCCTCATTGCTTTTGAGTCTTTCTTGTCGGAAAATGGCGAACAAGACTGGAGCAAGAACAAGGGATTGCGAGAAGGATGACGAAGAATTGACTAGGAATAAAGTGGAGGAGATGGTTCAAGATGCCAGAGAGAACTAAATGAAGTTTTCGGCAAACCTAAGACGGAAGGGTGAATCAAAGATGCGAGTCTGGAGCGTTCAATGGAGAAGGCGAGTTCGGATCGTGACTTGGGTTCTAGCCCTGGCCGTCACCTTCTGGGCTAAGCCCGCCTATGCAATCAGCGGAGTGCAAAACCTACAAAAACCTGTAGCTGCGGCAGTCGATGGCGGATACCTCTATGGCAGCTACGACAGTGTTCTGCCAGAACATGGCCATCGCGGTCTAGACCTCAATGCGCCTTTGAACTCAACCGTTGTGGCGTCCGCTGGAGGATGGGTTGAGACTTCGGGCTCTGATCCCAACGGATATGGCTATTGGCTTGAGCTGAGGCATACCGATTCGTATGGAAGCAGC of Bacillota bacterium contains these proteins:
- the ylbJ gene encoding sporulation integral membrane protein YlbJ — translated: MRSGAGASVRGRPWGATLAGLLTLILTLTLVFYAEEGYHAAADGLKLFLNVVFPSLLPFFVLSEIMLGMGVVHFMGVVFEPLMRPLFNVPGIGSFVLSMGLAAGYPMDAVITAKFRANKMCTRIEGERLLAFTNTADPLFIFGAVAVGMFGMPRLGYAMAAAHYLSALCVGLCYRFYGLRAERRGPGKAAGGTSLPSEGRAGEGGFMLVRAAKALYRARREDGRSLGKMLGDAVTESIQTLLMICGFIMLFSVVIKVLAAVGAVAAVAHFLSPALTLFGISQDLVSAMLSGLFEIDVGTVAASVANAPFLQKVAVASAIIAWSGLSVHGQVMNVLSGTDIRMGAYMFARLLHALFAATFTILFLGPAAPAIDIIARPAFSRLAFAPLLGLGSGFWRAFGLGFQLFAVSLGIMALAGLGLVVAENWRRLRVRVIR
- a CDS encoding FmdB family zinc ribbon protein, producing MPVYEYKCPKCGHFEVEQPITAEVLSTCPKCGKPIKKLISRSAVIFKGSGFYVTDNRKPDHKSEAGGDSSQSPSSSKDSKPSTDAAGA
- a CDS encoding pitrilysin family protein, translating into MATFRHHLKNGMTVIVREDRRNPVAAFFMFYRVGARFERPGATGVTHWVEHMMFKGTPRFPRGTLDRLVSTNGGVWNGFTTEDLTAFFETLPADCVELGLEVEADRMVNCLFGPAEVAAERGVILAEREGAENDPIFWLDEAVTAAAFRVHPYRLGVIGAREDLVALTRDELFAYYQRHYVPENAVAVLVGDIDIGWAAALLDKHFEAIPGGPGDRPEPPSEPRQDGERRLTVGRPGPTNYVLFAYHTPPAGHPRTAALLVLDAVMSGGKSPLGWGGRTMGRSSRLYRALIQARLATTVSTRIGLTADPGLLTILATARAGVGAAALERVIAVEVDRLMAEEISAAELDRAKKQVRAQLAYSAEGVEQQAMSLGLTEVLSCPSLADELPELVLGVTAAEVRAAAGEFLGPDNRTVGRFVPDAEGRGEGTLGQAAASRGRAHRVKAGGAFFFRTPGAGGRTLGPRLPGPGTSLPGPETIARRRLANGVTALAVTRPGLELAVTRATLTMAYPDEAEARAGFRALAAEGALHGNTRRSFERQNEETDALGLSLSASSDPDTITLSTASLGEDFSKALSLLTDAVLAPTFPEAEVDKLKGQFLTRLSEGEADSRRLAARLFHETAYPAGHPYRYPALGHPSDVGRAEAVALRRFYRARLVPDRLILAAVGGLDREAMLDALGEAFGRFTPPDAPAPMTAAPAIGRPDRPAVVHRHLAGKSQTEILLGLPTISRSDTDYHPFVLADLIVGRLGLGGRLGDDLRDRRGLAYRVGSSFAPRLGPAPWSVSAGVSPSSVGAAVITIVGHLRRLVSEPVGPDELDTAVGYLTGVLPLSIETAEGLAKALVEMELYQLDPDYLQLIPSTYAGITADQVLAAVQRHLDPDRHILVVAGPADDV